In a genomic window of Quercus lobata isolate SW786 chromosome 4, ValleyOak3.0 Primary Assembly, whole genome shotgun sequence:
- the LOC115985192 gene encoding putative pentatricopeptide repeat-containing protein At1g12700, mitochondrial, with protein sequence MEDKRLDCDIVIYNILIDGFCNVEELTTAVEIFSGLPAKGLKPNVRTYTIIIKGFCKNGLVDEASELLEKMDGNGCSPDDRTYNTLIQGFLQHRETSKAMKYLKMMVDKGFSANATTFALFTDLLLSNQVDENIQELLPKFE encoded by the coding sequence ATGGAAGACAAAAGGTTGGACTGTGATATTGTGATTTACAACATCTTGATTGATGGTTTCTGCAATGTTGAGGAACTTACGACTGCAGTAGAAATCTTTAGTGGTCTTCCTGCAAAAGGATTGAAACCTAATGTTCGGACTTACACTATAATAATCAAAGGATTTTGCAAGAATGGACTAGTTGATGAAGCGAGTGAGCTGCTTGAGAAAATGGATGGTAACGGTTGTTCACCTGACGATCGCACATATAACACATTAATCCAAGGGTTTTTGCAACATAGAGAGACATCAAAGGCAATGAAATATCTCAAAATGATGGTTGACAAGGGATTTTCAGCAAACGCAACAACTTTTGCCTTGTTTACTGACTTGTTATTGTCTAATCAAGTAGATGAAAATATTCAAGAGCTGCTTCCAAAGTTTGAGTGA
- the LOC115985191 gene encoding pentatricopeptide repeat-containing protein At1g62914, mitochondrial-like: MGKSTSSLLFICNCLIIRVGSLPFRVFTSYHYCSTIRENAKTPYQNRNQLLKSMRDHCKSRTFKNLDHALGLFDIMLHMHPLPFIGDFTLLLGAVARMKHYSIVVTLIQRMESFGISPHVYTLTVLINCFCHLNRVNLGFSVLATILKLGYQPNCIILTTLVKGLCLQGNVVGAVNLVEEMEKKGYQPDAITCGTLLNFLCKIGQTGVAIRLLRKLEKGNFELNVVLYNTVIDSLCKDRLVNDALNLLSEMMSKGIQPDLVTYNSLVQGLCNFGRGREAATLLNEMEQRKVMPDVQTFSILVDTLLQGREVD, translated from the coding sequence ATGGGTAAATCAACatcctctcttctttttatatgcAATTGTTTGATTATTAGAGTAGGAAGCCTTCCATTTCGTGTTTTTACCTCTTATCACTATTGTTCTACTATTAGAGAAAATGCGAAAACCCCATATCAGAATCGGAATCAGTTGTTGAAATCTATGAGAGATCACTGCAAATCTCGAACCTTTAAGAATCTTGATCATGCCTTAGGCCTGTTTGATATAATGCTTCACATGCACCCTTTGCCTTTCATTGGAGATTTTACTCTGTTGTTGGGTGCCGTTGCAAGAATGAAGCATTACTCCATAGTCGTTACTCTAATTCAACGAATGGAATCATTCGGAATCTCTCCCCATGTTTATACTCTCACTGTTTTGATTAATTGTTTCTGCCACTTGAACCGGGTCAATTTGGGTTTCTCTGTCTTGGcaacaattttgaaacttggCTATCAACCAAACTGTATAATTCTAACCACTCTTGTCAAAGGCCTCTGTCTTCAAGGAAACGTCGTTGGAGCTGTAAATTTGGTAGAAGAAATGGAGAAGAAAGGGTACCAACCTGATGCAATTACTTGTGGAACATTACTAAACTTTTTGTGTAAAATTGGCCAGACTGGTGTGGCTATTAGGTTGCTTAGGAAGCTTGAAAAAGGGAATTTTGAACTAAATGTGGTGCTCTATAACACGGTCATTGACAGTTTATGTAAAGACAGATTGGTAAATGACGCTTTGAACCTTTTATCTGAAATGATGAGTAAAGGCATTCAACCAGATCTGGTCACTTACAATTCCTTAGTTCAAGGTCTATGCAATTTTGGCCGGGGGAGGGAGGCTGCTACCTTGTTGAATGAGATGGAACAAAGGAAGGTCATGCCAGATGTACAAACATTTAGCATATTGGTGGACACACTTTTGCAAGGAAGGGAGGTTGACTGA
- the LOC115985189 gene encoding uncharacterized protein LOC115985189, with protein sequence MYNEIEGKYDDVAISMFKKGLPTEHGLRKSLTGKPVTSVCQLMDRIDKYKRVEEDQQMGKGKAKVVPQERRDFRSERFNNSNRPRRDYVEQSGSTGAQAVHAVFREPLHKILEKVKYEPFFQWPNKMAGDPLKRNQNLYCAYHQEPGHTTDDYRNLKNYLDRLVREGKLRHLLHRSEGWQEPSNNETRQRTLRPPIGTINVILAALGRTGSVPFRVMSVSSFPTKPDDRESKRTRMSATPLIGFTEEDKQGTIQPHDDALVVTLRIGGYDVKRVLVDQGSAVEIMYPDLYKGLNLKQEDLLPYDSPLVSFEGKVVIPRGMIRLPVQTDSEVVEVNFIVVDAYSPYTAIVARPWLHTLGAVSSTLHQKEKYPSGGQIKEIIGNQGVARQCMVSAILRQQDRLTSTPAESGL encoded by the coding sequence atgtataaCGAGATCGAAGGGAAATATGATGACGTCGCCATCAGTATGTTCAAAAAGGGCTTGCCGACCGAACACggcttaagaaagtccctcactggAAAGCCAGTCACCAGCGTGTGCCAACTTATGGAccgaattgacaagtacaaaagggtcgaggaggaccagCAGATGGGGAAGGGTAAGGCGAAGGtcgtccctcaggagaggagggacttcaggtcggaacgaTTTAACAACAGTAACAGGCCGAGAAGGGACTATGTAGAGCAGTCTGGATCTACTGGGGCTCaggcagtccatgctgtgttccgagaacctCTTCACAAAATCCTAGAGAAGGTGAAGTATGAGCCTTTCTTtcaatggccgaacaagatggctggCGACCCTTTGAAGCGTAATCAAAACCTGTATTGCGCATACCATCAGGAGCCCGGTCACACTACTGATGATTACAGGAACCTGAAGAACTATTTAGACCGGCtcgtccgagaagggaagctgAGACATCTGCTGCATCGCTCTGAAGGATGGCAAGAACCATCGAACAATGAAACCAGACAAAGAACGTtgaggccacccattggcacaattaatgtcattctCGCCGCTCTTGGAAGGACAGGCTCTGTCCCCTTCAGGGTAATGTCAGTGAGCAGCTTCCCGACTAAGCCAGATGACAGGGAATCCAAAAGGACTAGAATGAGCGCCACGCCATTAATCGGGTTCACGGAAGAAGACAAACAAGGAACTATccaaccccacgatgatgccttAGTCGTGACGCTCAGGATAGGAGGTTATGACGTCAAAAGGGTGTTGGTTGATCAAGGCAGCGCAgtggagataatgtaccctgatttgtATAAGGGATTGAACTTGAAGCAGGAAGACTTGTTGCCATACGATTCCCCCCTAGTTAGCTTTGAGGGAAAGGTCGTCATCCCGAGAGGCATGATTAGGTTGCCTGTGCAAACAGACTCAGAGGTGGTAGAAGTGAACTTTATTGTAGTAGATGCATACTCCCCTTACACAGCCATCGTGGCCCGGCCATGGCTTCATACACTAGGGGCTGTGTCGTCAACCTTGCACCAAAAGGAGAAATATCCGTCAGGAGGTCaaatcaaagagataatagGGAACCAGGGAGTagctaggcaatgcatggtgtcggcAATCTTGCGGCAGCAGGATCGCTTAACTTCCACGCCAGCCGAGAGCGGCTTATAG
- the LOC115985188 gene encoding uncharacterized protein CG45076-like yields the protein MEGLRKTRQPELFMSLKRDMAMVTQQIFVAKEWAKKAREDLHRVAQSRYAAEKAAGDLKQDFDRQDKEIKEVKKAHASAEVGLKNAEKQADEKLTAKQQAVSTLKAELARTKEEARLAKEAAEKAVAASYERGVHNAEARLAEEVAIVCREYITTSWGVALDRAVVPADSDLRKAENIFFPEDVREIPDQDASKEPLPTDSFILEAGGEEQAAQDKPPEDSLSINEIVVQAKEVAPGTQAADGQPTPAQGS from the exons ATGGAGGGGCTCAGAAAGACTCGCCAGCCAGAACTTTTCATGTCCTTGAAGAGGGACATGGCCATG GTCACTCAACAGATTTTTGTTGCAAAGGAATGGGCCAAGAAGGCTCGCGAGGACTTGCATAGGGTGGCTCAGTCCCGCTATGCCGCCGAGAAGGCTGCTGGTGATCTCAAACAGGATTTTGATCGTCAggataaagaaataaaggaggTGAAGAAGGCTCACGCGAGCGCGGAGGTCGGCCTTAAGAATGCCGAAAAGCAAGCTGATGAGAAACTTACGGCGAAGCAGCAGGCGGTCTCCACGCTCAAGGCTGAGCTTGCAAGGACTAAGGAGGAGGCCCGCTTGGCCAAGGAAGCTGCTGAGAAGGCTGTGGCGGCCTCCTATGAGCGTGGAGTTCATAATGCTGAGGCTAGGctggccgaggaggtagccatTGTCTGCAGGGAATACATCACCACGTCTTGGGGTGTAGCCCTGGATCGGGCAGTTGTCCCAGCGGATTCTGATCTCAGGAAGGCTGAGAACATCTTCTTCCCAGAGGATGTACGCGAAATTCCTGACCAGGATGCCTCCAAAGAGCCCCTTCCAACAGACTCCTTTATTCTCGAAGCTGGGGGCGAGGAGCAGGCCGCGCAGGACAAGCCACCTGAGGACAGCCTTTCCATCAACGAGATCGTCGTACAGGCCAAGGAGGTTGCCCCGGGGACCCAAGCAGCTGATGGTCAGCCCACTCCTGCTCAGGGCTCTTAG